A window from Bradysia coprophila strain Holo2 chromosome X unlocalized genomic scaffold, BU_Bcop_v1 contig_20, whole genome shotgun sequence encodes these proteins:
- the LOC119068552 gene encoding uncharacterized protein LOC119068552, which yields MKFSFFFALFLVFHFSNGFALSPEILARFNEIRDSIMETLTEMKEKIAQSFSNKDSKSVENAANATDPDSDDGMGPIPDFIKTVQEAVEPAVEAFENASANATQAIADTFSPKSCDGEEDAQGLPDYIEPFAEAFDASANATQAAADAAKEVAAGFVEQASTYFV from the exons atgaaattttcatttttctttgctCTTTTCCTCGTTTTTCAC TTTTCCAATGGCTTCGCCCTGTCACCAGAAATACTCGCTCGATTTAACGAAATCAGAGACAGCATCATGGAAACATTAacagaaatgaaagaaaaaatagcACAGAGCTTCTCTAACAAGGACTcgaaatctgttgaaaatgctGCGAATGCTACAGATCCAGATTCCGATGACGGAATGGGTCCCATACctgattttataaaaacagTCCAAGAGGCAGTAGAACCAGCTGTAGAAGCTTTTGAAAACGCCAGTGCTAATGCAACTCAAGCCATTGCTGACACATTCAGTCCTAAATCCTGTGATGGAGAAGAAGATGCACAAGGCCTACCTGACTACATTGAACCATTTGCAGAAGCTTTTGACGCCAGTGCTAACGCAACTCAAGCCGCTGCTGATGCTGCAAAAGAAGTTGCAGCAGGTTTCGTTGAACAGGCATCAACATATTTTGTCtaa